The sequence GCCCGCCCGCAAGCGCCGCGACGCCCTCGCCGACCTGCTCGAAGAGGCGCGCGGGGCGCTCGGCCTCGCGGTGGGCTTCCGGCTCTGGGACGGCTCGCGCGTGCCGGCGGACTGGCCGCGGGACGCGATGGCGATCGCGCTGGCCGACGAGGGCGTCGTCGCCGCCCTGATCCGCCGCCCACGGCTCGACACGCTGGTCAAGCTCCACGTCGACGGGCGACTCACGCTCGAGAACGGCACGATCTTCGACCTCGCCGCCGCGCGCCCGCAGGGCAAGATCGGGCGCATGCTGCGCGAGATCCCGGCCGGCAAGGCGCTCGCGGTGGCGCGGCGCTTCGCCTTCGTCGACCGCGGCCCGCCGAGCGTGCTCGACCGGGTGCGCGGCGACGAGCTCGCCCGCGACGGGACGGCGCGCACCAACAAGGCCAACGTGGCGTATCACTACGACGTCTCCAACGACTTCTATCGCCTCTTCCTCGACGAGGCGATGGTCTATACGTGCGGCTACTTCGTCGAGGACCACGCGGACATCGATCGGGCGCAGCGCGACAAGCTCGACATGATCTGCCGCAAGCTGCGGCTGAAGTCCGGCGAGCGCTTTCTCGACATCGGCTGCGGCTGGGGCGCGCTGGTGCGGCATGCCGCGCGCCATTACGGCGTGGAGGCTCACGGCGTGACGCTGGCCGAGGAGCAGCTCGCCCTCGCCCGCGAGCGGGCCGAGGCGGAGGGACTCGCGGATCGTGCGACCTTCCACCTGAATGACTACCGCGACATGGAGGGGCCGTTCGACAAGATCGCCTCCATCGGCATGTTCGAGCATGTCGGCATTTCCAACCACCCCGCTTATTTCGCCGCGATGAACCGGTTGCTGCGCCCGGGCGGGCTGTACCTGCACCATTGCATAGCCCGGCGCGCGAAGAAGAGCGAAAAGCGCTTCGCGAGGATGACGCCGGAATACCGTGCGCTGGTGCGCTACATCTTTCCCGGCGGCGAGCTCGATCATCTGGGCATGTCGATCGCAAACCTCGAGCGCGCCGGCTTCGAGGTCCACGACGTTGAGGGCTGGCGCGAGCACTACCGGCGGACGACGTACTCTTGGTGGGAGCGGCTGGAGGCCCGCCGCGCCGAGGCGGAGGCGCTGGTCGGCCCGGAAAAGACACGGATGTGGTCGCTCTACCTGGCCGGCTGCTCCATGGCCTTCGCCCGCGGCGGCGCCTACGTGAACCAGACGCTCGCCTCAAAGCGCGTACGGGGGCCGGCGGAGGTGCCGCTGACGCGGGGAGACTTGTACGCCTGAGGCCTACCCCCGCGCCCAGCGCGTCACCAACCCCGCCAGCAGAACGGCGAGCGCCAACGCGCTGCCGCCCCAGGCGAGCAGGCCGAGGCCGAGGGCGTTGCCGATGACGGAGCCGTCGGGATCGAGGGCCATGCCGACGAGGAGCGGCGCCCAGGCGACGACGAAGAGGGCGAAGCCGGCGATCAGCAGCGCCCGGGCCGCGCCGGTCGCGCCGCGCAGGGCGACGAGCGCGCCGGCGATCAAGGCGAGGCTCAGGAGCGGGACGAGGGACATCAGGGCGAGCGTCATCACGGGTCTCCGGGCGGATCTCCGTCATCATCATGCGGGCGCTCGGGTTAAGATCGGCGCAATGCGACGTCGACAGCAGCCCCTCCCCTTCAGATTTCCCCGATCCGGATGCGCGCGGCCTCGCTTGTCCCCCGCGACGCGCCGCGGCTAGCCTCTCACTCGGCCACCGAACCGGCGGCTCTCGCGGAGGACGGACATGGCAGGTCGGGGCGCCGGCGCACGGCTCGCGGTCGATATCGGCGGCACCTTCACGGACGTGGCGCTGGAGCACGCCGGACGCACCGTCACCACGAAGGCGCTGACCACGCCGCGCGCGCCGGAAGAGGGCGTGATGACGGGCATCGGTCGCGTCCTCGAGGAGGCGGGGCTCGCGCCCGCGGATATCGGCCTCGTGATCCACGGCACGACGCTCGCCACCAACGCGCTGATCGAGCGCAAGGGCGCGCGGACGGCGCTCGTCGTGACCGAGGGGTTCCGCGACTCGGTCGAGATGGCCTACGAGAACCGCTTCGAGCAGTACGACGTGAACGTCGACCGCCCGAAGCCCCTCGTGCCCCGACATCTGCGCCTGCCGGTCCGCGAGCGCGTCACGGCGGCGGGCGACGTGCTCGTCCCGCTCCACGAGGACAGCGTGCGCGCGCTCGTCCCCACGCTCCGGGCCGAGGGGGTCGAGAGCATCGCCATCGGGCTCATCCACGCCTACGCGGCGCCGGCGCACGAGGAGCGGGTGGCCGAGATCCTCGCCGAGGCGCTGCCCGACGTCGCGATCAGCCTGTCGAGCGCGGTCTGCCCGGAGATCCGCGAGTACGAGCGCCAGTCGACCACCTGCGCCAACGCCTACGTCCAGCCCTTGATGGCGCGCTACCTGCACCGGCTCGAGGCCGAGCTCGCCGCGCAGGGCTTCGACTGCCCCTTCTTCCTGATGACTTCCGGCGGCGGGCTCACCACGCTCGACACGGCCGCGCGCTTTCCGATCCGCCTCGTCGAGAGCGGGCCGGCCGGCGGCGCGATCCTCGCGAGCCGGCTCGCGGCGGAGATGGGCCTGCCCGAGGTGCTCTCCTTCGACATGGGGGGGACCACCGCCAAGATCTGCCTCGTGGACGACGGGGCGCCGCTGAAGAGCCGCACCTTCGAGGTCGACCGCGTCTACCGCTTCAAGCGTGGCAGCGGGCTGCCGGTGCGCATCCCCGTCATCGAGATGGTGGAGATCGGCGCCGGCGGCGGCTCCATCGCCTCCGTCGACGCGCTGAACCGCATCGCGGTCGGGCCGGAGAGCGCCGGCTCGGAGCCGGGCCCCGCCTGCTACGGCCGCGGCGGGGAGCGCCCGACCGTCACCGACGCCGACCTCGCCATGGGCCGCATCGACCCGGAGGGCTTCGCGGGCGGCGCGGTGACGCTCGACGCGGAGGCGGCCGCGCGGGCGCTGGCGGATCACGTCGGCGGCCCGCTCGCGCTCGAGCCGGCGCTCGCGGCCTTCGGCGTGTGCGAGATCGTCGACGAGAACATGGCCAACGCCGCGCGCGTGCACGCCATCGAATGGGGCAAGGACGTCGCCCGGCGCACGATGATCGCCTTCGGCGGCGCGGCGCCGCTCCACGCCGCGCGCCTCGCCGAGAAGCTCGGCTGCGAGGCCGTGGTGGTGCCCACCGGCGCGGGCGTGGGCTCGGCCATCGGCTTCCTGCAGGCGCCCATCGCCTACGAGGTGGTGCGCTCGCGCTTCATGCGGCTCTCCGCCTTCGACGCGGGCCTCGCCGACGAGATCGTCTCGGGCATGCAGGCGGAGGCCGCCGAGGTCGTGCGCCGCGGCGCGCCGGAGGCCGCGCTCGTCGAGACCCGCCAGGCCTTCATGCGCTATGCCGGCCAGGGCCACGAGATCAGCGTGGCGCTCCCCGTGCGGGCGCTGACGCCCGAGGACCGCGCGACGCTGCACGCCGCCTTCGAGGCGGCCTACGTCGCGCTCTACGGGCGCACGATCCCCAATCTCGACGTCGAGATCCTGTCCTGGACGCTGACCGTCGAGACGGCGCAGGCGCCGCCCTCCCCCGCCGGAGCGCCGCCCGCCGCCGCCGCGGCGCCCGAGCCGATCGGCCGGCGCGCGGTCTTCGATCCCGGCCTCGGCCGCGCCATCGAGGCGGCGCTCCACGACCGCGCGGCGCTGGCGCCCGGCATGCGCGTCCCCGGCCCGGCGCTGATCGCCGAGGCGCAGACGACGACCGTCGTCTCCCCCGCCTTCGACGCGACGGTGAGCGCCGCCGGCCACATCGTCCTGACCCGCAAGGGGAGCTTCGCATGAGCGCCGCGCTCGAGCAGATCCGTTCGCAGATCATGTGGAACCGCCTCCTCGCCATCGTCGAGGAGCAGGCCCAGACGCTGATCCGCACCGCCTTCTCCACCTCCGTGCGCGAGGCGGGCGACCTGTCGGCCGGCGTCTTCGACGCGAAGGGCCGCATGCTGGCCCAGGCGGTGACCGGCACGCCCGGCCACGTCAACGCCATGGCGGCCTCGGTCGGCTTCTTCCTCGAGCGCTATCCGCTCGAGGCGATGCGCGAGGGCGACGTCTTCGTGACGAACGACCCCTGGCTCGGCACCGGCCACCTGCACGACTTCACCGTCGTCACGCCGACCTTCCTCGACGGCGAGCCGGTGGCGCTGTTCGCCTCGACGAGCCACGTCGTCGACGTCGGCGGGATCGGCTTCGGGCCGGACGGGCGGCAGGTCTACGAGGAGGGGATCTACCTGCCGATCATGCCGCTCGCCGAGCGCGGGACGATGAACCAGTCGCTCCTCGCCATCGTGCGCGCCAACGTCCGCGAGCCGGTGCAGGTGGAGGGCGATCTCTATTCGCTCGCCGCCTGCAACGAGACCGGCGCGCGCCGGCTCGTCGCCATGATGCGCGAGTTCGACCTCGCCTCCCTCGACGCCATCGCCGAGCACGTGGTGAGCCGGTCCCGCGAGGCGATGCTGGCGGAGATCCGCAAGCTGCCGTTCGGCACCTATCGCAACGCCATGCGCATCGACGGATACGAGAAGGAGATCGACCTCGTCTGCGCGCTGACGATCTCGCAGAGCGGCGTCGACGTCGATTTCGCCGGCACGTCCCCCGTCTCGATCCACGGCATCAACGTGCCGGAGACCTATACCGACGCCTACGCCTCCTTCGGCGTGCGCTGCGTGATCGGCGGGCAGGTGCCGAACAATGCCGGCTCGCTCGCGCCCGTGCGCGTCACCGCGCCGAAGGGCTCGATCCTCAACGCGCCCCACCCCTGCGCGGTCGCCGCGCGCCATGTGATCGGGCAGATGCTGCCCGACGTCGTGCTCGGCTGCCTCGAGCAGGCGATGGCGGGCGGCGTCCCGGCGGAGGGGACGTCGAGCCTGTGGAACCCGATGCTGCTCGGCGGGCACGGCGTCGTCGACGCCGATTACGGGGACGCGCGGCCCTTCGCCATGAACATCTTCCACACCGGCGGCACCGGCGCGCGCGCGGCCAAGGACGGCCTCTCCGCCACCGCCTTCCCGTCGGGCGTGCGCAACACCCCGGTCGAGATCAACGAGACGATCGCGCCGCTCGTCGTTTGGCGCAAGGAATACCGCACGGATTCGGGCGGCGCGGGACGGTATCGCGGCGGGACGGGCCAGGTGATGGAGATCGAGCATCTGGAGGGCGCGCCCTTCGCGGTCTCCGCCATGTTCGACCGCTGCAAGCACCCGGCGCGCGGGCGCCAGGGCGGCGGCCCGGGCGGGCTCGGGCGCGTGCGCACCTCGGAGGGTCTGGAGCTGCGCCCGAAAGGCCGCCAGACCGTCCCCGCCGGCGACCGGCTGATCCTGGAGATGCCCGGCGGCGGCGGCGTCGGCGACCCGCTGGAGCGGCCTCTCGCCGAGGTGGCGTGGGACGTGAGGAACGGGATCGTCTCCGTGGACGGCGCGCTGCGGGACTACGGCGTGGTGGCGGACGCGACCGGGCGGGTGGACGAGGACGCGAGCGCGGCGGAGCGGGCGCGGCGGCGGGGCGGATGAGGCTTGCCGACAGGCGTGCTCCGCCCAGCGGAAGAGGGCCGTCCTGCACCGTCCAGTTTCGCACCGTTTCGGCTGCGCCGAACGCGCCTCCGGCGCGCCCCATCCGTCTCGGCTTCGCCGAGACACCTTCCCCTACAGGGAAGGAGGACCGTGGCCGGCTCCAGAGCGAGACGCTGCTCGAAAGGTCGAACGGCCGTCGCGGCGCTCGTCCTTCCCTGTAGGGGAAGGTGGATCGCCGCGCAGCGGCGAGACGGATGGGGCGCGGAGCGAAGCGACGCGTTCGGCGTAGCCGAAGCGATGCAGGGCTGGACGTTGCAGAGGAGCCCCATTCCTCGAGCGACGCTGCATTACCCCCCGCGCAGAGCCCGCGTCGCCGCCGTGTCCACGCCCGTGCCGTCGGGCGTCAGCGCCACCGCATACACCTGCCGCGCTGCCTCGCGGCTCACCTTGCCGTCGCGCACGTCGCGCAGCACCCGCGCCGGGTCGCGGGTTCGCGGGTCGCCGAGGCCGCCGCCGCCGGGGGAGGAGGCCTCGTAGCGGAGCGCGGGAAGGTCCATCAGGCCGTATTGCGGCGCGGCGATGGGCGCTGCGCCGTCGGCGGGAAAGAGCGTCATCGTACCCGCCGTACCATATCCGCCGCCGTCGACGCCGTAGCCGGAGGGCGTGCGCAGGCCCTCGCCGCGGAACGAGTAGCGCGCCGGCACCCGGACCTCGACGGCGTAGTCCACCCCCGTCCCGCCGCGGAAGGCGCCGGCGCCGCCGGAATCGCAGCGGAATTCCTGGCGCAGGAAGCGCACCGGGTAAATCCGCTCGTACACCTCGAGATCGGGGATCGAGAGGCCGCCCAGCGTGCACAGATGCCCGATCTGCTCGAACCCGTCGCGGCCGGGGATCGCGCCGCCGCCCGCGGCGAGGTTGTTGTGGTACATCACGAAGGGCTCGCGCGCCCCCTCCGCCGTGCCCGAGGTCACGCCGAAGACGTTGCGCGCCCAGCCGGCGCAGGCGCGGGAGGGGTCGGCCTGGGCGAGCGCCTTCCACACCGCGTGGATGATGTCGTGCGCCGGGAAGACCGTGCACATCGTCATCGGCGCGGGCGCCCGCGCGTTCACGTGCGTGCCCTCCGGCGCAACGATCCGCACCGAGCGGAACGAGCCTTCGTTGCGGGGCAGATCCGCCTCAAAGAAGGAATAGAGCGCCGTGTAGACGGCCGAATGCGTGTTCGCCAGCGAGGAGTTCTTGAAGCCGGCGATCTGCGGGTCGGTGCCGGTGAAGTCGACCGTCATCGTCTCGCCGGAGACGGTCAGCGTCACCCGCGTACGGATGTCGGCCTCGCCGAAGCAGGCTGTGTCCGAGCGGTCCTCGGCACGATAGACGCCGTCCGGCAGGCTCGCGATCGCGGCCCGGAAGCGCGCCGCGGCATGGTCGAGGATGCCGGCGAAGGCGGCGCGGGCGCGCTCGGGGTCGAGCTCCGCGGCCAAAGCCGCGATGCGCTCGGCGCCGATGCGCGTCGAGCCCAGCATGGCGCGCAGGTCGCCGTCGAGGAGGTCCGGCGTGCGGCAGTTGAGCTTCAAGAGCGCCCAGAGGTCCTCGCGCACGCGGCCCCGCTCGACGAGCGTCATCACCGGGAGCCGCAGGCCCTCGTGGAAGATCTCGGTCGCTTGTGGATTGTAGGTGCCCGCCGCGCCGCCGCCGATGTCGGATTGGTGCGCGCGGTTGCAGGCGAAGGCGAGGAGCCGCCCCCCGGCGAAGACCGGGCGGGCGATCACCCAATCGGGCAGATGGTTGCCGCCGGCGGCGTAGGGGTCGTTCAGGAGGTAGACGTCGCCCTCGGCGATCGCCTTCCCGCGGGCCGCGAGGATGGCGCGGGTGGCGAAGCCGCCGCCGCCGGTATGGATCGGGATGCCGTCGGCCTGGCTCACCACCGCGCCGTCGGCGCCGGCGAGGAAGCAGGAGAAGTCGTGGGCCTGCGAGAAGATGGGGCTCCTCGCCGTGCGCACCATGACCCGGCCCATCTGCTGGGCGACGTGGTCGAGCCGGTTCTGCACCAGCGCGAGGGTGACCGGGTCGATGCCGGCGCCCTCCCCCGTCGGGGCCGCGGCAGCCTCTGCGAGGGTGATCACGAGATTCCCGGCGGCATCGACCTCCAGCACGTCGCCCGGCCGGGCGATGGCGGTCATCGTGCCCTCGGCGACGATGACGGGGCCCTCGATGGCGTGCCCCGGCGCGAGCGCCGCGCCGTCGTAGACCGCCGCCTCGCGCCAGCCCTCCTCGAACCAGACCGGGCGCGTTCCGACGGGCTGCGGCGTCCCCTCCCCTCGCGCCGCGGCGGCGGGGGCCGCGGCCTCGATCAGCCCGAAGCCGGCCACGCGGAGCGCCGTGATCCGGATCGCGCCGCCCGGCTGGACGTGGCCGAACTGGCGATCGTATTCCGCCTCGAACAGGCCGCGGATGGCCGCCTCGTCCAGGCCCGCGCCGTCCGGCAGGTCGACCCGCACGTCCCATTGCTGACCGGCGTAGCGCAGGTCGAGGGCCCGGGTGAGCGCGACGCCGTCGCCCGAGAAGCCCTCCGCGGCGAGCGCCTCCCGGGCGCGGGCCTCCAGCGCGGCGAAGCCCGCCTGCGCGTCGCGCATCGCGTCCTCGGCGAGGGGGCGCATGAAGACCTGGGTGAAATCCTGCCGCACGTCGGACTGAAGCAGCCCGAGCGCGCAGAAGGCCCCCGCCTCGCGCGGCACGTAGACGCGCCGTGCGCCGAGCCGCGCGGCGACGCTCGGCCCGTGCAGCGGCCCCGCGCCGCCGGCGGGAACGAGGGTGAAGCGCCGCGGGTCGAAGCCGCGCTGGACCGAGATGCGCTCGACGGCGTGGAGCAGGTGCTGCTCGACGAGGCGGATCACGCCCGCCGCCGCCTCCTCCACCGAGAGCCCGAGCGGCGCGGCGAGGCGCGTGCGGATCGCCTCGCGGGCGCGCTCGGCATCGAGGGTCACGGAGCCACCGGCATAGGCGCCCGGCGCGAGACGCCCGAGCACGAGCTGTGCGTCGGTGACGGTGGGCTCCTCGCCCCCGAAGCCGTAGCAGGCAGGTCCCGGCCGCGCGCCGGCGCCCTTCGGGCCGGCGTAGAGCATGCCGGCGGCGTCGACGCCCGCGATCGTGCCCCCGCCGGCGCCGACCGTGTGGATCTCGACCGAGGGGACGGAGAGGCGATAGCCGGCGATGTCGAGGTCGTCGCTGGTCGCGACCCGGCCCGCGTTCATCAGCGCCACGTCGCAGGAGGTGCCGCCGATCTCCATCGAGATCAGGTCGGCGTCGCCGAGCGCCTGCGCCGCGAGCCCGAGCGCCCCGACGCCCGCCGCCGGGCCGGAGAGGACGAGGTTCACCGGCCGCGCCGCGACCTGGTCCACCGAGACGACCCCGCCGTTGCTCTGGCTCACCAGCAGCGCGCCCGGCAGGCCGCGCGCGCGCAAGGCCGCCGCGAGGCCGCGCAGATACGTGACGACACGGGGCGCGACGGCGGCATTGGTGACGGTGGTCGAGGTGCGGGCGTATTCGCCGATCGTCGGCGCGACCTCGGAGGAGAGCGACACCCAGTCGCCGCCCCATTCGGCACGCACGATCGCCGCCGCCTCCCGCTCGTGCCGCCCGTCGGCATAGGCGTTGAACAGGCTGATCGCCACCGCCTCGACGCCCTCCTCGCGGAAGAGCGCGCAGGCGGCGCGCACGTCGCCTTCGTCGAGGGGCGCGATCTCGCGGCCGTCCGGGTCGAGGCGCCCGCGCACGGGCCGGCGGAGATAGCGCGGGACCATCACGGGCGAGAAGGGCGTGCGGTGGTCCCAGGGGTTCTTCCGCAGGCCGCGGCGGATCTCGAGACTGTCGCGGAAGCCGTGGGTGACCAGGAGGCCGACCCTGGCGCCCTTGCCCTCGAGCACGGTGTTCGTCGCCACCGTCGAGCCGTGGACGAAGAGCCGGCAGCCGGCGAGGAGCGCCTCCACGCCGATCCCGAGCCCGGCCGCCGCCTTCTCCACCGCGTCGAGGACGCCCTGCGCCGGGTCCGCCGGCACCGAGGGCACCTTGAGGACGAGGGATCGCCCGGCGGCGTCGATCAGCGCGAGATCCGTGAAGGTGCCGCCGACGTCGACGCCGATTCGCCAGGGCGCGCGCAGCTCGCTCAACGTTTTCTCCTCACGGCCGGGCGGTGGCCTGGGCCGGCAGCCAGGTGGCGATCTCGGGGAAGGCCATCAGCAGCCCCACCGCGACCACCATCAGGAGGAAGAACGGCAGGGCCGCGCGGGCGACGTAGAGGATGTCGCGCCCGGTCAGCCCCTGCAGCACGAACAGGTTGAAGCCCACCGGCGGCGTGATCTGGCTCATCTCGACGACGAGCACGACGTAGATGCCGAACCAGAGCAGGTCGATGCCGGCGGCCTCGACCATCGGCAGGATCACGGCCGTGGTCAGCACCACGACCGAGATCCCGTCGAGGAAGCAGCCGAGGATGACGAAGAGCACGGTGAGCGCGACGAGGAGCCAGTAGGGCGAGAGGTCGAAGTCGCGGATGAGCTGCGCCAGCGTGCGCGGGATGCCGGTATAGCCCATCGCCACCGAGAGAAAGGCGGCGCCGGCGATGATGAAGACGATCATGCACGAGGTGCGCGTCGCCCCCATCAGGCTCTCGGAGAAGCTCTTCCAGGTGAGCGAGCCGGTCGCGGCGGAGAGCACCAGCGAGCCGAAGACGCCGAAGGCGGCGGCCTCGGTCGCCGTCGCCCAGCCCTGGTAGATCGAGCCGATGACGAAGCCGATGAGGAGGAGCACCGGGATCAGCCGCCGCGAGGCCTTCACCTTCTCCCAGAAGGTGAGCTTGAAGTCGTTGGCGGGCACCTTGCCCGGGCGCATCAGGGCCCAGATGCCGGCATAGGTCATGAACAGGCCGGCCACCATCACGCCGGGCAGGATGCCGGCGATGAAGAGCTGGACGATCGAGACCTCGGCCGAGACGCCGTAGACGATGAGGATGATCGAGGGCGGGATCAGGAGGCCGAGCGTGCCCGAGCCCGCGAGCGAGCCGATGACGAAGCGCTCGTCGTAGCCCCGTCGAAGCAGCTCGGGGATCGCCATCTTGCCGACCGTCATGGCGGTGGCCGCGGACGAGCCGCTCACCGCCGCGAAGACGGCGCAGCCGAGGATGTTGACGTGGATGAGCCGCCCCGGCAGGCGCCCGAGCCAGGGCGCCAGCCCGCGGAACATGTCCTCCGACAGCTTCGTGCGGAACAGGATCTCGCCCATCCAGACGAAGAGCGGGAGCGAGGCGAGCGTCCAGGTCGCGGTGGCGCCCCAGACGCTGGTCGACATGATCAGCCCCGGCGGCGCGCTGGAGAACATCTCGAGCGCGACGAGGCCGACGGCGGCGAGCGCCATGGCCACCCAGAAGCCGCCGCCGAGCAGCAGGAACAGGACGCCGACGAGGACGATCGACTGGATCAGGAGGTCCATGTGCGCGGCGCCCCTACACTTCGTCCGCGAAGCGCTCGTCGGCGGCGCCGACCACGTCGCGGCTCTCCTCGAAGGAGGGCGTCCCGCCCGCGAGGATGTGGAAGAATTCCTCGACGAGCGCGATCGTCAGCATCACGAGGCCGAGCAGCATCGCGCCCTGCGGGATCGCGAGCGGGATGGCGAGGAGCCCGTCGGAGACCTCGTTGAAGCGCATCGAATCCGCCACGAGCCGCCACGTGTACCAGGAGAAGTAGCCCATCAGCGCGACGCCCAGCGCGACGCCGATCAGGTCGACGACGCGCCGCGCCTTGGCCGGGAGGTAATGCAGGAACAGGGAGACGCGGATATGCGTCCCGGCGCGAAAGGAATAGGCGAGCGCGAGGAAGCTCGTCGCCGCGAGCAGGAAGGCCGAGGCCTCGTTCACGCCGGGCACGAGCACGTCGAAGAAGCGCCCGACGATCTGGGCCAGCATCAGGACGGCGATCATCGCGAGCGCGATCGCCGCGAGGACGCCGCAGGCCTTGTAGGCGAGATCGAGCGCCCGGCGGAGCATGCGCATCAGGGGTCTCCCCGCGGTAGGAAGCGGGGCGCGCCGGTCGCGGACGAGCGGCGCGCCCCTCGGGAGAGCCCGCTCAGAGCGCGTTGTAGGCGTCGACGAGACGCTGGCCGCGCTCGCCGGCCTTCTCGATCCACTCCTCGGTCATCTGCGCGCCGATGCCCTGAAGCTCGGTCATCAGCGCCTCGCCCGGCGCGGCGACCGTCATGCCGTTGGCGGCGAGCTCGTCGACCGCGGCCTGGCCCTCCTCGCGCGCCTTCGCCCAGACGCGCTGCTCGGCGTTCTCGGCGGCGGTGAGCACGGCCTCCTGCACGTCCGGCTCGAGCGCGTCGAAGGCGTCCTTGTTGACGAAGACGAGGTTCTTCGGATGCATGGCGTCGGTCGTGTAGAACACCTCGAGGAAGTCCCAGGCCTTCACGTCGACGCCGGTCGTCGCCGAGGTCAGCATCGAGCTGACGACGCCGGTCGAGAAGGCCTGCGGCACTTCGGCGTATTGCACCGTCGTCGGCACGGCGCCCATCAGCTCGGCGAGGCGCGAGGTCGCCGCGTTGTAGGCGCGGAACTTCACGCCCTCCATCGCGTCGAGGCCCTCGATCTCCTCCTGGTTGTAGAGCCCCTGCCCCGGCCAGACGCCGGTGAAGAGCGGCATCAGGCCCTCCTCGGCGAGAACCTCCTCGAGGATCGGCTCCTGGGCGAGCCAGAGCTTCTCGGCGTTGTCGTAGCCCGCGGCGAGAAACGGCACGCCGTCGACCTCGAAGATCGGGTTCTCGTTGCCGTAGGCCGAGAGCAGGATCTCGCCGATCTGCGCCTGGCCGGTGCGCACCGCGCGCTTGATCTCCGGCATCTTGAACAGCGAGGCGCCGGAGTGGACGGTGATCTCGAGCTTGCCGCCGGAGAGCTCCTTCACCTCCTCGGCGAAGGCGCGCACGTTCTGGGTCAGGTAATTGCCGTCCGGATAGGGCGTGGGCATGTCCCAGGTGGTCTGGGCGCTCGCCGTGGCGGCGAGGCCGACCGAGGCGCCGACGAAGACGACGGACGCGAACAGGTTCTTCATTGTCGTTCCCCTTTTTGTCCCCCGGGCGGCCTCGCGGCCGCCCTTCTCTGGATGGGGCGGCGTCTTCCGCGCGCCGCTCCCGGTGACGGTCAGCGTGTCCGGGCCTTTCCCGAGGGTCAAGCCCAAGACTCGCCCAAGGCGCGCCCAAGACGCGCGCATCGCTGCGCTCATCCCGCCGCCGAGCCGAGCAGCGCGGCGCGGAAGCGCGAGCGCAGGTGGTGGCCGTCGCGCGAGGGCATCACGCGCGGGCGCTCGGCGGCGTCGATGCCGAAGCTGCCGAGGATCGGCCCCGGCGCCTCCCGCAGCCAGGCGCGCGCCGCCGCGGCGTCGAGCGGGGCGGCGAAGCCGCGCGCCTCGGCGAATCCGCAGGCCCGCGCCACGGCGGGCACGTCGACGCCGAGCCCGGTATGGCTCGGCTGGCCGCCGGTCTCGCCGTAGCGGGCATTGTCGAGGACGGCGACGGCGAGATTCACGGGCTTCTGCACGCCGATGGTGGCCAGCGCGCCGAGCGCCATCAGGAGCTCGCCGTCGCCGGCGAAGACGAGGACGCGGTTCTCCGGCCGCGC comes from Salinarimonas sp. and encodes:
- a CDS encoding cyclopropane-fatty-acyl-phospholipid synthase family protein, which gives rise to MTAPPAEPARKRRDALADLLEEARGALGLAVGFRLWDGSRVPADWPRDAMAIALADEGVVAALIRRPRLDTLVKLHVDGRLTLENGTIFDLAAARPQGKIGRMLREIPAGKALAVARRFAFVDRGPPSVLDRVRGDELARDGTARTNKANVAYHYDVSNDFYRLFLDEAMVYTCGYFVEDHADIDRAQRDKLDMICRKLRLKSGERFLDIGCGWGALVRHAARHYGVEAHGVTLAEEQLALARERAEAEGLADRATFHLNDYRDMEGPFDKIASIGMFEHVGISNHPAYFAAMNRLLRPGGLYLHHCIARRAKKSEKRFARMTPEYRALVRYIFPGGELDHLGMSIANLERAGFEVHDVEGWREHYRRTTYSWWERLEARRAEAEALVGPEKTRMWSLYLAGCSMAFARGGAYVNQTLASKRVRGPAEVPLTRGDLYA
- a CDS encoding hydantoinase/oxoprolinase family protein, which encodes MAGRGAGARLAVDIGGTFTDVALEHAGRTVTTKALTTPRAPEEGVMTGIGRVLEEAGLAPADIGLVIHGTTLATNALIERKGARTALVVTEGFRDSVEMAYENRFEQYDVNVDRPKPLVPRHLRLPVRERVTAAGDVLVPLHEDSVRALVPTLRAEGVESIAIGLIHAYAAPAHEERVAEILAEALPDVAISLSSAVCPEIREYERQSTTCANAYVQPLMARYLHRLEAELAAQGFDCPFFLMTSGGGLTTLDTAARFPIRLVESGPAGGAILASRLAAEMGLPEVLSFDMGGTTAKICLVDDGAPLKSRTFEVDRVYRFKRGSGLPVRIPVIEMVEIGAGGGSIASVDALNRIAVGPESAGSEPGPACYGRGGERPTVTDADLAMGRIDPEGFAGGAVTLDAEAAARALADHVGGPLALEPALAAFGVCEIVDENMANAARVHAIEWGKDVARRTMIAFGGAAPLHAARLAEKLGCEAVVVPTGAGVGSAIGFLQAPIAYEVVRSRFMRLSAFDAGLADEIVSGMQAEAAEVVRRGAPEAALVETRQAFMRYAGQGHEISVALPVRALTPEDRATLHAAFEAAYVALYGRTIPNLDVEILSWTLTVETAQAPPSPAGAPPAAAAAPEPIGRRAVFDPGLGRAIEAALHDRAALAPGMRVPGPALIAEAQTTTVVSPAFDATVSAAGHIVLTRKGSFA
- a CDS encoding hydantoinase B/oxoprolinase family protein, yielding MSAALEQIRSQIMWNRLLAIVEEQAQTLIRTAFSTSVREAGDLSAGVFDAKGRMLAQAVTGTPGHVNAMAASVGFFLERYPLEAMREGDVFVTNDPWLGTGHLHDFTVVTPTFLDGEPVALFASTSHVVDVGGIGFGPDGRQVYEEGIYLPIMPLAERGTMNQSLLAIVRANVREPVQVEGDLYSLAACNETGARRLVAMMREFDLASLDAIAEHVVSRSREAMLAEIRKLPFGTYRNAMRIDGYEKEIDLVCALTISQSGVDVDFAGTSPVSIHGINVPETYTDAYASFGVRCVIGGQVPNNAGSLAPVRVTAPKGSILNAPHPCAVAARHVIGQMLPDVVLGCLEQAMAGGVPAEGTSSLWNPMLLGGHGVVDADYGDARPFAMNIFHTGGTGARAAKDGLSATAFPSGVRNTPVEINETIAPLVVWRKEYRTDSGGAGRYRGGTGQVMEIEHLEGAPFAVSAMFDRCKHPARGRQGGGPGGLGRVRTSEGLELRPKGRQTVPAGDRLILEMPGGGGVGDPLERPLAEVAWDVRNGIVSVDGALRDYGVVADATGRVDEDASAAERARRRGG